The segment ATGAACGCTACGGCCGGGCAGGTCCAGTGGGACGGCACCTATATCACGATCGAAAGCGGCGTGGGCAAAACGAACGCCTTGAAGATCTTTCGGCTGACCGTCCCCAAGACATTTAAAGCACAACTTGCGGGTACGGTAACGCTCTCGCTCGCATCGATCTATCCCGCACTATCATGGCTTCACACCGTGACCTCGCAGATCATCGTCCCCTATCAGATCGGCGACAGCTCGAAGACTTCGTCGCTCGGATACTGGAAATACCCCGCCGGCGGCCCGCCGGTGAAGAAGATGTCGAAGAATTTCGGCAGCAAATCGGGCGCGCTGCTTGGAGTTACATTGAGCGTGTCCGGCTCCTAATATCAGGGAGGCATCCCCATGCCACGGATTCTTCTTTTAGCGATTCTCTTCGTTCCCGCGGCCGCTTTGGCGGGATGCAGCTCGACCGCGACGCCCGCGGCACCCGCCGCGCCGAACGCAGGGTCACGATCCGGCACCATTCACACCAACGTCGTGGTCCGCAGCCGCGGCCTCTCCCCGGATGCGCCGGCGGGCTGGTCGCCCGAAAATCTCGAGGCTGCCTACGACCTGCCGTCGGCGTCGAAGGGCACCGGCCAGATCGTCGCCGTCGTCGATGCGTACGACAATCCCAACGTCTCGACGGATCTTGCGAGCTATCGCTCGACGTTCGGGCTGCCTCCGGCAAACTTTACGAAATACAATCAGGACGGACAGACCGGTGACTACCCCGAGGGCAACGGCGACTGGGGCGTCGAGATCGATCTCGACGTAGAGATGCTGTCAGCGAGTTGTCCCAACTGCACGATCGATCTCGTCGAAGCGAACTCCAACGGCACAAAAGACTTGGAAGCGGCACTCACCCAGGCCGTCAAACTCGGTGCGCACGTCGTTTCGGTGAGCTGGGGCTGCGAGGGCTCCGACTGCGTCGACAAGTCATATTTTCGAGCCAAGGGCGTCGAATATCTCGCGAGCGCCGGCGACGGCGGCCTCGGCGCCGGCTATCCGTCCGCTTTCGACAGCGTCGTCGCAATCGGCGGCACCGTGCTCTCGAAAGGCGGCGGCGGAAAGCGCGGCTGGAGCGAGAGCGTCTGGCCAGGTGAAAGCGGCGGCTGCACCAGCGAGCGCAAACCGAGCTGGCAGCACGATCCCTACTGCCGCGGGCGCCTCACCAACGACGTCGCGTCGGTTGCGACCAACCTTTCCGAGTATGACAGCTACGACCAGAACGGATGGATCACCGTGGAAGGCACCGCCGGCGCGGCTCCGTTTTTAGCCGGCGTTTTTGGCTTGGCAGGAAATGCCGCAGCACAAAAAGGCGGCCGCACGTTCTGGGAAACCGCACACCACAAGCATCTCTATCCGGTCGAACACGGCGGCAGCTCGTGCGCATACG is part of the Candidatus Cybelea sp. genome and harbors:
- a CDS encoding S8 family serine peptidase; this translates as MPRILLLAILFVPAAALAGCSSTATPAAPAAPNAGSRSGTIHTNVVVRSRGLSPDAPAGWSPENLEAAYDLPSASKGTGQIVAVVDAYDNPNVSTDLASYRSTFGLPPANFTKYNQDGQTGDYPEGNGDWGVEIDLDVEMLSASCPNCTIDLVEANSNGTKDLEAALTQAVKLGAHVVSVSWGCEGSDCVDKSYFRAKGVEYLASAGDGGLGAGYPSAFDSVVAIGGTVLSKGGGGKRGWSESVWPGESGGCTSERKPSWQHDPYCRGRLTNDVASVATNLSEYDSYDQNGWITVEGTAGAAPFLAGVFGLAGNAAAQKGGRTFWETAHHKHLYPVEHGGSSCAYAMGRYNTCVGWGTPHGVAAF